ATACTTTTTTGATTGTAGATATTGATATCGTTAATTCCGAGAGAAACAGCCAATTCATCAAGATCTTTGTTTTTAAGTTCGCCTCGCTGGTCTTGCAGTTTTAAAACTTCAGCAGCATTCAGGGCAATTTGAGATTCCGAGTCTTCGATATTTTCTAAAGTCTGCGCCAAAAGATTCATGTGATCGACGTAGGACTCTTTAAAATCTTCAGAACGAGTTTTGGACAAAATTCCGCTAAGAATAAGACACGTTATAACGGCCGAAGCTGTCGCGGTCCCGAAAATAGAAAGAAAAATCTTATGAGAAAACTTCATCCGCGAAAGAGGCATCCTTTAATCGTAAAGGACGAGCTTATGAAGTCAATAAATGGCGGAAAGGGCGGGATTTGAACCCGCGGTACACCTTTTGAGTGTACGAGCGTTTAGCAAACGCTTGGTTTCAGCCACTCACCCACCTTCCCGCGGTCGTTATAAGCGACTAGAGGTCCAAAGTGCCATACCCGGGACCCATAATCAAGGAATTGACCGTCTTCTTTTTGCAATTTTATCAAGAATGCTTGATTTTTTGGTGGCCGCAGTCTATCAATACGTCTCTTTCACAGTGCACTCGTAGCTCAGCTGGATAGAGTACTTGACTACGAATCAAGTGGTCAGAGGTTCGAATCCTCTCGAGTGCACCATTTTTTTCTCCCAGACATTTTAGAAATCTCTTTATACTCCGCCCCATTTTTAGAACATTACAAGTTAACTAAGTCCCGTTTATTTTTCCCAGTCTAGAGTCTAAAAATAAATCACCCTGCACGGATCAATTTTAAGCCGAAAAGAACTCGCGTATCCTAAGGACTGAGGGTGCAATTCAATGAAAAAGCAGTATTTGTCGTGGTGTGTCTTAGGGCTCAGTCTTTTCCTTTATCAAACGTCCGCTTTCGCCGAGCAAATGTATGGTGTCTTTATGGTCACCAAAGGCAGCGTGAAAGTTCAAAACTCTAAAACCGGTACTTCCGACGCCAAAGTGGGTGTGAAGGTTTATGAAGGCGACACTGTGATTACGGCCGCTGACTCCCGCGCCAAAATCGTGATGTCAGACCGTAACGTCATCAACGTGAATCCCGAAACAAAAATTCAGATCGCTAAATACCAAAACGATGCGGCGTCTGGGAAAAAGAACGTGGAGCTAAACCTTCTTGAGGGAAAAGTTCGCAACAACGTTGAGCAGACTTATGACGGAGAAAAAAGTAAGTTCCTTATTAAAACTCCAACGGCTGTGGCCGGTGTTCGCGGCACTCAATTCTTAGCCGGGTATAATCCATCAACACAAATGACTTCGATTGTGACATTTAAAGGAGCTGTGACTTTGGCTTCCTTGAATTCACGAGGTCAGATTGTTGGATCTGCAGTTTTAGTGAGAAAAGGCGAAGCGACAAGTGCAGCGCCGAATGCTCCGCCAGAAGCTCCGAAGTCGATGTCAAAAGAAGAGCTAAAGAAAATGGATGCGGATACGGCATCTGTATCTAAAGGCGATGGGAATCGCGAGATTGCAAGTGGTGCTGGTGCTCCATCGCTTGTAACTGCGGGAGATACAAGCGTGAACAATGCGCCAGAAGCGCCACCGCAAATAGTACCGACGACACGTCCGAATGTAGTCACAGGTCCTACGCCACCACCGCAGCGTTTTGAACCGAAGACGAAAGTCATCGTAAGACCGCAACCTGTTGGCAACTAACTAACAACAACGAACCAAGAAAACCACCATCATGAGAACAGCGCTGATTCTTCTGCTTTGTACATTCTCAAGCTTGCCGACCTTTGCCTTAGACACGAAGATTTCGCAGTCACAGGCAATCGTCATTGAACTCCACGACTCTAAAGGCAAAGGCGACATTCGTCCGGTTCGAGTGCGTGATGCGGATTCAAAAAAGATCGCGCAGATTTCCGTAAGAAAACAAAAAGCCAATCCACAGGTGTGGGACGGTTTTTTTATCATTCAGTTTTTTAAAGGCGACACGGCACCCAGAACTTTGGAATTTTATGGCCTAGATAAAAATCCTTATTATGCTTATGCCGCGACAGAAACGAATGTTCAAAAAATCTTTCTTTTTAGTTCCGCAGATGAAATGGCGAAGTTCGTAGCTAAAGAGACGGAAGCCCGGGCTAAAGCGGCTCAAGTAGCGACCGCTACGTCAAGTAAAGCTGAAGTTTATTCTCCCGAAAAAGTGGCGCAGATGCAAAAACAAGTACGTGAACAAATTCGCGTGCAAGAACAAGCGCAAATCAGCATTGAGGAGCAGCAAGCAAAGAAGAGAGCTGAGCTTTTAGCGGAGCAAGAAAAACTTTCGATTGCAGAAAAACAGAAGAAAAAACAAAAGGCTCTTGAATTGGTTCAGCAAGCAGACACGCTCTATCAAAAACAAGACTATAAGGGTGCTGAAAAACTCTATTCAGAGGCTTCTGAGCTTGATCCAGAGAATGACTCTTACCTTTATCGTTATGGCGTGGCTCTTTATAAAACCGATGACTACAACAAATCCTTAGCGGCACTTTCAATTGCGGAAGTTTCTTCTGAGCAAACAACGGAAAGAGACTACTTTGTTGCCCTCAACCATTTAAAGCTCAAGGACTACGATAAAGCTCTAAAAAAATTAAATGAAGTTCGTGACGAAAATGATCCGAACATCAGTCCTGCGGCGGCGTTCTTTGCGGGAACTATTGAGTACCAAAAGCAGAAATATGCGGATGCTCGTAAGAGTATGGAGTATGTCCTCGACAACTCCAAAGATTCACAGCTTGATAAAGCGGCTGATGATATGCTGGAGCAGATTGACCGCATGGAAAACTTTTATGCGAGTAAAAACGAACGCTATCGTTTTTCATTTTTTATCGGACCCGTTTACGATCAAAACGTTTTGAATTTGGCTGTAAACAATATTGCGACAGACGTTCAAGCGTATCGTGTGAACTATGGCGCAAGTGCCTTGGGAGTATGGTATCGAACTCCGACCTCTGATTTAGGAACGCAACTGGCCGTCTCAGATTACTATAGTACGAATACAAAATTCCAAGGCGATGCCATTTTGCAAACGGCGGATCCTTTGGAATTCACGTTCACGGTTCCTTTTCATAAAGAATTTGCGATGAAAGATCGTTCGCTCAATTGGGAATTGTTGCCGACGCTCAAATCTCTTTATATGAGTCCGACAGGTGGAACTCGAACGGAAATCATTAGATCAACGGGTCTAACAACGACGCTTGCAACTCCAATTAAAAGAGATCTCTATTTGTCAGGAAAGTTGGAATTTTTCACAGACAAATCGTATCTGGATATTAGCACTTCCGATGACGATCAAACGGGCAGCAAATACGGAATCACAATAACACCGACGAAGCTTTTAGATCTTAAAGGTGAAAAAAGTATTTCGGCTGACGTGAGTTATCTTGTGAATAATACGGAAGGTAAAAACTATCGTTACAAGCGTTTGGGCCTGGGTGTAGCTTACGGTTTTCCGACATTCTGGAGAAGCAATAGCAGTGTTCGTTTGGATTATGGCAGCCAAAATTATGGGGAGGCTTCCACCACACGCACGGATACAACATTTGCTTTGACCGGAGTTCTCACGAAAGAGCTTACGAAAAGGTGGAATTTAACAACGACACTTCAATATACGATGGCAAATTCGGAAGTGGATCTTTATAAATACAACAAGCTCATGGTGATGGGACTTTTCACTTACACCTTAAGTATCTTGGATAAATAAGAAATAAAAAACCCACCGTGAAGGTGGGTTTTGTTTTTTAGTATTGAACCGTGATTGGAATTGTCTGCGAAGGACTTGCGTCTCCTGAGGTCACGTTCACAGAGAACGTTAAGTCGGCTCCAGCTTGGTTATTCACTTTTAGATAGAAAACCCGCTCCGCAATTCCTGAAGGAGGAGTTTCCAGATAAGAAGCCTGGGATGTGCAACCCGCGTCGCTATAGAAATCATATGTTGAAGGCCCCGGAATTCCAGAAATATTGGCGGTGAAAGGTTTATAGATATTGAAAGCTTCAGTTCCAGAGAAGTTCATAAGCTTCGCCTTCAAAGGAATACAAGTGTTGTTAGCAACAGGTGCGGAAGCATCCAATCTAAAAAGATTCCAAGAACTAGGTCCATCAATTTTGATCGGATAGTAGTTTGTCGGAAATCCCGCTACTGTTGCCGCGATGTCTCCGTTACCAAAAGCAGTGGCGCGGATGTAGAACTGAGCACTGTAGCCACCCGCAGGAATACTGACATTGCTAATAGGATTTTGAGGATAAGAGCAGTCACCTGAGTTAGCATAAAGACCTAAAAGGTTTCCGTTGATATTCACATTTGTCGCAGCTGTCGGAATAACCGGCGTGTGATAACTGTTTACTAGGAAAACTTCGTGAGGCTGATTGGCGCAGTAGTTGATACTGTTTAACTGATTGAAACCACGAATCTCAACTCCCGCAGGAACATTTGTGCCGTATCCTTTTCTCACAAACTGCGTGGCAGTCACGTAAGTGGCTGCCGTATCCGTAAACGTTAACGGAACGTCCGCGGAAAGAGCCGAACTCATTTTCACATAGATTGGTAATGACGTTGTATAAGAAGGAAAAACAAACGAAGTGGATGAAGAAGTATTTGTTTGGCAAGTCGCCAAGGTTGAATAAAGAGAAACACCGGTTGCGCCGCTCACATTGACAGTCATGCCGCTGTAATTTGAACCGGGACTTCCGGACATTTGCCTAAGATCTAAGTTGAACGGATAACAAACATCAGGAAGAACACTCCACGGACCTACAAGATCGAAGGTGTTAGAGGAAGTAGAAAAGCTTTGATAAGCTCCCACACCAACGATAGTTAAACCGTTTGGCGCCATGATGTTACCAAGAGAGATGTTAACAGTTTGAGGATCATACGGCGTTCTAAAGACAACCTGCATACGATCTGTGAATGGTGGAATTGTCACCTTCGACATCGGATTCACAGAAGCTTGGCAATCTTGGAAGTTAGAATAAATTGCCTGCGTTGCTGCAGATATTGTGATTTGCGGCGTGACCTCAATCGCAACCGGGAAAACAGCATGACGTCCTTCATTGTCTTTAAGGACAAGGTCTACGGATTGACAACTGTCCGCCACAAACTTTCCAGTTGGGAACCAATCCTTGGTGATTTCAATTTTTGTTGGAGCTGATCCAGAGCCATTGTGATCGTCAGGGAAATCCGGACCATCGCAACCGTCAAAACGATTGGCTTCGTTGAAAGAAACATTTAAAGGAAGGTCTTTCACTTCGCCGGGCTTTAATTCAAGATTGCCTGCTTCGCCCACGATGTAAGGAGAAGACATTTCTGAATCAAGAGGAAAACCATTTGTTTTAAAATCGCGGCAAGCAGTTGCAGTTGTCGCGTGGAAACCCACGACGAAAATCACGCGGTCTTTCCCGGAAGGAACGTCAATGCCAATAGCACTTCCAGCGGGAGCAGCTCCCACCCAAGGGCCGATTTTTCTTGGAGCGAAAGTCGTCGTGCCGTCTTTACGCTGACAAATATTTCTTTGCAACTCAGGTTCAGGTCCACTGGCTGCGACCAAATAACAGTTGATAGGACGATCACCTGTCATTCCTGTCGGTACCGGACGCGCAGTGTTTGATAAAACGGAGTTATCCACTTTGGAATTTAAGCTTGAAGCCGAGCCGGGAAGTTTAATTTGGATTTTAGTTTGCTCATCTAATTTTAAACGATCACAACCCATCACCGTAAAAAGAGCTACAGTCAGCAAAACGCGATTTTTCATATACTTACTTGTCGGCATAAAATTTCTCACAGTTAAAGTATTCTCAAGATTTTTTAACACGCGAGTTTACTTGGTTTTCATAACGTAAACTCCATCCCAGTCTAAGGGCGGAGGTGACTCAAGATAATCCTGGCATCTTTCAACGTAGAGTTCTGACACGGGATCATTTTGAGACATCGTTTTTGCTTTATTAAATATTTCTAAGGCTTCAGAAAACTTCTTGGCTTGATAAAGTTCGAAGCCTTCACTGAACAATCGAATTTGCTCAGCCATTTCACCTTTGAGTTTTCCCTCACAGAGCAATTCATAAATGCGCACGGGTTCTAGTTTTCCTTTGACCCGCACTCGATCAATTTCCCTTGCGGTGAAACTGTCTTTTACTTCGGCGTAAGTAAATTCGCTGATCACAATTCTTGTACCGTACTCTTTATTAATACCTTCAAGTCGGGAGGCCAAATTCACTGAGTCACCCATGATCGTGTAGTTTTGTACGATATTAGAGCCCATGTTGCCCACACTCATATCGCCTGTGTTGATGCCGATTCCAATATCAATCATGGGCAGATTTTTTTCGGCAAAAGTTTTCTGCAACTCTTTAAGCTTGTCCAAACTTTCCAAAGCACAACGGCAGGCGTGAGCTGCGTGATTTTTATTCTTCACTGGCGCGCCAAAGAAAGCCATGATGGCATCACCCATGTACTTATCAAGAGTCCCGCTATTCTTAAACACGATGTCCGTCATCGGCGTAAGATACAGATTCAAAACGCGGGATAAT
This region of Bdellovibrio sp. BCCA genomic DNA includes:
- a CDS encoding FecR family protein, which encodes MKKQYLSWCVLGLSLFLYQTSAFAEQMYGVFMVTKGSVKVQNSKTGTSDAKVGVKVYEGDTVITAADSRAKIVMSDRNVINVNPETKIQIAKYQNDAASGKKNVELNLLEGKVRNNVEQTYDGEKSKFLIKTPTAVAGVRGTQFLAGYNPSTQMTSIVTFKGAVTLASLNSRGQIVGSAVLVRKGEATSAAPNAPPEAPKSMSKEELKKMDADTASVSKGDGNREIASGAGAPSLVTAGDTSVNNAPEAPPQIVPTTRPNVVTGPTPPPQRFEPKTKVIVRPQPVGN
- a CDS encoding tetratricopeptide repeat protein encodes the protein MRTALILLLCTFSSLPTFALDTKISQSQAIVIELHDSKGKGDIRPVRVRDADSKKIAQISVRKQKANPQVWDGFFIIQFFKGDTAPRTLEFYGLDKNPYYAYAATETNVQKIFLFSSADEMAKFVAKETEARAKAAQVATATSSKAEVYSPEKVAQMQKQVREQIRVQEQAQISIEEQQAKKRAELLAEQEKLSIAEKQKKKQKALELVQQADTLYQKQDYKGAEKLYSEASELDPENDSYLYRYGVALYKTDDYNKSLAALSIAEVSSEQTTERDYFVALNHLKLKDYDKALKKLNEVRDENDPNISPAAAFFAGTIEYQKQKYADARKSMEYVLDNSKDSQLDKAADDMLEQIDRMENFYASKNERYRFSFFIGPVYDQNVLNLAVNNIATDVQAYRVNYGASALGVWYRTPTSDLGTQLAVSDYYSTNTKFQGDAILQTADPLEFTFTVPFHKEFAMKDRSLNWELLPTLKSLYMSPTGGTRTEIIRSTGLTTTLATPIKRDLYLSGKLEFFTDKSYLDISTSDDDQTGSKYGITITPTKLLDLKGEKSISADVSYLVNNTEGKNYRYKRLGLGVAYGFPTFWRSNSSVRLDYGSQNYGEASTTRTDTTFALTGVLTKELTKRWNLTTTLQYTMANSEVDLYKYNKLMVMGLFTYTLSILDK